The Ramlibacter sp. PS4R-6 nucleotide sequence CGCTACGGCGCGCATGCCGTCAAGCTGCAGGGCCGGCTGGCGGTGCTGGGCGGCACGCGCGAGCGCGCGCTGCAGACGCAGCTGCTGCGCGAGCGCATGCTCAGCGACGTGCCCGCGGTGCAGCGGGTGCTGGGGCGCTTCGGCGCGATGCATGCGGTGGACCGCTACATCCGCCAGTCGGGCCTGGACTGGACCGTGGGCAAGCTGGTGCTGTCGATGGCGGCGCTGGCGGCCATCGCCTGGCTGGCGGTGCGGTCGCAGCTGGGCATCGGCTGGCTGCCGGCCCTCACCGCGGCCGCGGTGGCGGCCGCCGCGCCTTTCCTCTTCGTGTCGTGGCGGCGGCAGCGCCGCCTGCGCACGCTGCAGCGCCAGCTGCCCGACGCGCTGGACCTGCTCACGCGCGCGCTGCGCGCCGGGCACTCCTTCTCCGCCGCGATGAAGATGGCGTCCGAGGAGATGCCGCAGCCCACCGCCGGCGAATTCCGCATGGTCCACGACGAGGTGAACTTCGGCGTGTCGCTCGAGCGCGCGTTCACGCACCTGGCCGAGCGCGTGCCACTCACCGACCTGCGCTACTTCGTCGTCGCCGTGCTGGTGCAGCGCGAGTCCGGCGGCAACCTCACCGAGATCCTGGGCAACCTGGGCCGGCTGGTGCGCGAGCGGCTCAAGCTCTACGCCCGCATCCGCGTGCTGTCCTCCGAGGGCCGCCTGTCGGCGTGGGTGCTGGGCCTGCTGCCCTTCGCGCTCGCTGCGCTCATGAACATCTTCAACCCGGCGTTCATGAACGTGATGTGGCGCGACCCCATCGGCATCACGATCACGCAGTACCTGCTGGTGCTCATGGCCGTCGGCATCGTCGTGCTCGTCAAGATCGTCCGCATCCGCGTCTAGGAGTCCCCCATGGTCGTCATCGCGGTCCTCGTCTTCCTCGCCGTCACCTGCACGCTGGCCGCCGGCGTGCTGTGGCTCACGCCCTCGCGCACCGAGCAGCGCCTGGCCGCCACGCACGCGCTGCCGCGCGACGCGAGCTGGACGCAGACGGTGGTGCGCATGGCTGCGCCGCTCGCGCGGCTGTCGACGCCCGAAGGCGACTGGGACACCTCGCCGCTGCGGCTGCGCTTCATCAACGCCGGCATCCGCCAGCCCGAGGCGCGGCTGCTGTACTACGGCGCCAAGACCGTTCTGCCGCTCGCAATGGCCGGCTTCGCCTTCGTGGCGCTGCGGGCCGCGCAGCCGGTGTGGGGCCTGTCGATGGCGCTCTACGTGCTGCTGGCCGCGCTGGTGGGCGTGTACCTGCCCAACCTGGTGCTGGGGTGGCTGGTGCGCCGGCGCAAGCGCGAGATCTTCGAGAGCTTCCCCGACGCGGCGGACCTGATGCTCGTGTGCATGGAGGCCGGCTTGGGGCTCGATTCCGCGCTGACGAAAGTCGCCGAGGAAGTGCGCCGCAAGAGCAGCGCGCTGGCCGACGAGCTGCACCTGACCAACCTGGAGATGCGCGCCGGCGCCACGCGCGAGCAGGCCCTGCGCAACCTGGCGCTGCGCACGGGGCTGGAGGAGGTGCGGACGTTCGCGTCGATGCTGACGCAGGCCGACCGTTTCGGCGCGAGCATCGGCGACTCGCTGCGCGTCTTCTCGGACGACCTGCGCTACCGCCGTCAGGTGCGCGCGGAGGAACTCGCCGCGAAAGTGCCCACCAAGATGCTGTTCCCGCTGGTGGTGTTCATCTTTCCCTCGATCATCATGGTCATCATGGGCCCGGCGGTGATCCAGGTGATCCGCACCATCATGCCGATGCTCGACGGCTCGCGCTGACGCCGTGGACCGCTACGAACTGGTCACCGCACCCGAATCGTTCCTGGCGCTGCGCGCACCGTGGGACGCGCTGTGCGCGCGCAGCCCCGGCCACTTCCTGGGGCAGACGTTCGCGTGGGCCCGGCTGTGCTGGGACACCGTGGCCCGCCCGCGCGGGCGCGGCCTGGCGTGCGTGGCCGCCTGGCACGACGGGCGCCTGGTGCTGGTGTGGCCCCTGGCCACCTTGCGCGACGGCGCGGGCGCGGCGATCGCCAGGCCGCTCGACTCGGAGACCAGCGAGTACGCCGACGTGCTCGTCGAGGACGGGCCGCTGGCGCGCCAGCGCGTGGCCGCGGCGGTGCGCCTGATCGCGCAGTCGTGCCTGTGCGATCGCCTTGAGCTGCCCAACGTGCGCTCGGCGGCCTTGCTGGGCCAGCTGCTCGCGACGCAGCCATCGCCGGTGCGCAGCATCGCGATGGGTTCGCTCGCCGCCGTGTCCGTGCGCTGGCAGGGCATCGCCAGCTGGGACGACTACGCGGCTTCACTGGACTCGCACGAAAGGCGCGAACTCGGCCGCAAGAAGCGCCGGTTCGAGGAGGCCGGGCCGGTGCGCCTGGACATCCTGCGCGACCCGCTGGAAGCCACCGCGGCCATCGACTGGTCGCTCGCGCAGAAACTCGCATGGCTGGAAGACACCGGGCGCGAGAACGAATGGATCGCGCCGCCGGGGCACCGCGAGTTCCTCGCCGCCAGCCTGTCGGCCTTCGGCGCGAAGGGCGAGCGCCTGGTGTTCGTGCTGCGCCTGCGCGAAGCCATCGTCGCCACGCTGCTGTGCAGCCTGGACGGCGCGCGCATGGAATGGTTCATGTGCGCCAGCGCGCCGGAGCATGCGCGCCTGAGCCCGGCGCAGCTGCTGCGCGAGCGCGTGCTGCAGTGGGCCTGGGAACGCCGGATGGACTGCGACTTCCGCATGGGCGATCAGCGGTTCAAGGCCTTCTGGGGCAACCACGTGGAGCAGACGTCGACCTGGGTCGTCGCGGTTTCCGCGCGCGGCCGGGCGTTCGTGATGGCGACGCGCGTGCGCCGCGGCCTCGCCGCGCGGCTGTCGCCGCAGGCGCGCGCCCGGCTCAGGAACGTGGTCCGCCGGTGGTCGGCGCCGGCTCTGCAGCGTCCCGCACCCTGAGCTCGCGCGCCAGGTGGCGCGACAGGTGCGGCGCGGCGAACTTCGCGCCGCACGCGAAGCGCAGCACGGGGCCGAAGCTCTCCGCCGCCGCCAGCCCCGTGAAGTAAAGGCCCCCCAGCGAACTCTCGAAGTGCAGCGACAGGCGCGGGACGTGGTCGTTGGCCCGGATGCCGGCGAGCAGCTCGGGCCCGAGAAAGGGAATGCGCCGCAGGTCCACCTTGTAGCCGGTCGCCGCGATCACGTGGTCGCACGCCAGCGTGCGCGAGCTGCCGTCGGCCATCGCCGCCGTCACGCTCACCCGGCCGTCGTTCATGCGGGCACCGACGGGCGTCGCGCCCAGGACGAAGGGAAAGTGGCCTTCCGTTTCCGCGCGGATGGACCAGCCCGGTTGCGGGCCGAGATGCCGCCGCACGATCTCGCGCCGCAGGCGCGCCGGCAGGAAGTGGAACGCGAGCGGCATTTCCGTGCAGAAGAGGTGGCGCCAGCCCGGGCCGAGGTCGGTGGGCGGCCGGGCGATGCGGTCGAGCAGCGTGAGCTCCGGCTGGGGCGGCGTGATGTAGTCGATGAACTTGCGGCGCGACATGAGCACGACGCGGCTGCCGGCGCGGTGCAGCGCCGCCGCCGTGTCCAGCGCCGACGCGCCGCCGCCGACCACGAGCACGTCGCGGCCCGCGAACGGCGCGAAGCCGGTGTGCTCGGAGCTGTGCGTGAGCGCCTCGCGGGGCAATGCCGCGAAGAGCGGCGGGACGTGCTGGAAGTGGCTGACGCCGACGGCCACGACGACCTTGTCGGCGGTGACCGGCTGGCCGCGCGAGGGATGCAGGACGAAGCCGCCGCCCGCCGCGCGTTCCAGGCGCACGATCTCGCGTGTGTCGAGATCGGGAACGAACTCCTTCTGGAACGCGAGGGCGTAGTCGACGAAGGCCTGCAGGGGCACGGGCAGCTGGCGGTCGTCGTACGCGATGCCGTGCCGCGCGCAGTACCTGCGCAGCGTGAAGCCGCCGGGCTCGTACAGGTTGCTCGCGCAGCCGTCGGACTTCAGCAGCATGCCCGCGGGCATGCGGTCGCGCCAGGTCGCCATGGGCCTGCCGAAGATGCGGCAGTCCACGCCCGCCGCGCGCAGATGCGCCGCCAGTGAAAGGCCGTAGGGCCCCGCCCCGATGATTGCGACGCTTGCCATGCCCGAATCTAGGGCCGCCGCGCCGGTGACCCATGGGTGAACCGTCCCCAAATCGCTAGGAGGGGTTCACTGCAGCCAGCCGTGCAGGCGGTCCCATCCCGGCCAGAACTGCAGCGCGATGCCCGCCGCGAGCGCGAAGACGACCACCGCGCCCGTCCAGTGCTCGTGCGTCCATTTACCGACCGGCGGGCCGAAAGGCAGTGCCTTGCTGTGTTTCATCGGCGCAGTCTGCACGCGCACGGCGGTGCGTGCGCGTGCGCACAAAGTGTTTCCCTGCTGCCGAGCGACGAAGGCGCGCCCGGCGGGCTCCCGGGACGATTCGGCCATGGACAGCGGGACAAGCCCCGCCCTAGAGTGTCCCGATCGACACAGGGAGTCTTATCGATGACATGGGCCCGGTTCCAGGCCGTCCTCGCCGGCCGGTTCACGACCTTCGTCGTGGTGCTGTCCGGCATCGTCGGCCTCGCGGCCGCCGCGACACTGTTCATGCCCGCGCAGTACACGGCACGTGCCCAGGTGCTGGTGCAGGCGCGCACGTCGGCGGCCGTGCCCGCGATGGCCAACCACGTGGCCAACGAGGCGGACCTCGTTCGCAGCGAGCGCGTGTCCGTCGCCGCGTTGCGGCTCCTGGGCCTGCAGGCCGATCCCGCGATGAAGGCGCGCTGGCAGGAAGACACCGGCGGGCGCGGCGACTTCGAATCGTGGGCCGGCGAGCAGCTGCTGCGGCGGCTGGACGTGCGGCCCGCGCGCGAATCGAACATCCTCACCGTGGCGTATTCGGCGGCCGATCCCGCGCGCGCGGCGGCCACCGCCAACGCCTTCGTGCAGGCCTACCTCGGCACGTCGACGCAGATCCGCGAGGAAGGCGTGGCGCAGACATCCGCGTCGTTCGAGCCCGGCACGCGCCAGCTGCAGGACGCGGTCACCACCGCGGAAGCGCAGCTCGCGGCCTACCAGCGCGAGCATGGCATCACCACCACCGACGACAAGCTCGACGCCGACAACATCCGGCTCGCCGAACTCAACGCCCAGTACGTGGTGGCGCAGATGGCCGCGGCCACCGCCACGGGCCGAGAGCGCCAGGCCGGCTCGGGCCGCGGCGCGACCGACGAAGTGCTCAAGGACCCGCTGGTCACCATGATGAGCGCGGAGCTGGTGCGCCAGGAAGCGCGGCTGGAGGAGTTACGCCCCGGCATGGGCAGCGCGCACCCGCGGCTCATCGAGCAGCAGAAGATCGTCGACACCTGGCGCTCGCGCGTGGGCGGCGCGACGCGGCGGGCCTCGTCGAGCGCGGCGGCCGAAAGCCGCATCGCCGCCGAGCGCGTGAAGTCGATCCAGGCCGCGATGGACGCGCAGCGCGCGAAGGTGCTGGGCGGCAAGTCCGCGCGCGACGAAGCCGCAAGGCTGCAACGCGGCGTCGACCTCGCGCGCCGCGCGTACGACGGCGCCATCCTGCGCATGAACGAGTCGGGCTGGGACAGCAGCGCCGCGCGCGGCTCCGCCTCCATCGTCCGCGCCGCGTCGGTGCCGGCAAAGCCGTCGTTCCCGCGCCCCATCGTCAACCTGGTGGCGGCGCTCGTCGTCGGCCTCATCGCCGGCATCGCGGCGGCGTTCTGGCGCGAGGCTCGCGATCGCCGCCTGCGCCTGCCCGACGACGTGATGCAGCTGCTGGACCGCCCGCTGCTCGGCGTGCTGTCCCGCGCGCGGCTGGCCGCGCCTGCGCCACGCCTTTCCCATGCATGAGGGCCCACGCGCCATGAAGCACCCGCACGCCTTCGACCCGCCCGAGCCGGCGACGCCGTTCGTCGAGCGGCGGCGCGTGCGCGACGTGAGCGCGGGCCGCGCGCTCGCCACGCGCGAACGCGATCGCCCGGAGCCTTCGCACTATCCGCTCGCGCCGTACGTGAACGCACGTGCGGCCATCCACCACGACCTCGTCGCGCTGGCGCTGCCGTTCTCCGACCAGGCCGAGGAGTTCCGTTCGCTGCGCACGGAGCTGGTCCAGTCCGCCCTCGTGTCGCAGCGGCCGGGGGCGCTCGCCGTGGTGAGCCAGGACGAGGGCGACGGCAAGAGCTACATCGCGGCGAACCTGGCGGTGAGCTTCAGCGAGCTGGGCGGCGCGGTGCTCGTCATCGACGCCGACCTGCGCCGCCCGTCGCAGCACGAGCTGCTGCAGATGCCCATGGGCCCGGGGCTCGCCGAGGTGCTCTGCGGCCAGGTGCCGGAATCCGACGCGGTGCAGGCGGTCGCGGGCATCGCCGGCCTGCACCTGCTGGCGGCCGGCCGCAGCGCGCACGACCCGCTGCAGCTGCTGCAGGGGCCGCGCATGCGCCTGCTGCTCGAAGACGCGCTGGCGCGCTTCGACCACGTGATCGTCGACACGCCCGCGAACGCCGGCGGGCCGGACGCGCGCGTGCTGGCGGTGCAGGCCGGCCGCGTGCTGGTCGTCGGCCGCAGCGGCCACACGCGCGTCGCGCCGTTGCGCAAGCTGCTGGAGCAGCTGGGCCGCAGCCCCGCCGCCATCGCCGGCGTCGTGCTGAACGACCGCTAGGCGGCGGTTGCAACCGTGGCCACGAGGGCCGCGTACTGCGCCTGCATGCGCGTGCCCAGGAACGCCGAGGCCTTGGCCAGCGCGCCCGCGCGCAACGCATCCAGCCGCCCGCGGTGGCGCACGAGGCCGTCGATCGCATCGTGCAACGCTTGCGGCTGCCCCGGCTCGTAGAGCAGCCCCGTCACGCCGTGGTCGACGATCTCGGGCAGGCCGCCGCGGTGCGCGGCGATCACCGGCACGCCCTGCATGTAGGCCTCCAGCACGATCATGCCCAGCGGCTCTTCCCACAGTGAGGGCACGACCAGCACGTCGATCGACTCGTACACCTGCCGCGGGTCGACGAAGCCCAGCATGCGCACGTTGGGCCCGACGCCCTCGCGCAGCAGGTCTTCGTAGTCACGCGCACCGCTGCCCGCCACCACCAGCCGGCACTGCTGGGGCGACCACGCGCGCATTTGCTCGACCAGCACGCGCACGCCCTTGGCCGGCACCAGCTGCCCCACGTAGCCCAGGCGCAGCGGCCGCGCGGTGCGTTCGTCGCGCGCCACCGCCGCGCGCGGCGCGGCGATGGCGTTGAGGATCACTTCGCGCCGGGCCGTGGCGCCGAAGTAGCCGCTGGCGAGGTGGCGCTCCAGCGTGAAGCGGCTCACGCCGACGACGGCGTCGACGCGCGCGGAGATGCGCCGCGCGGGACCGGTGAAGGCCGCGCAGGTGCGGCACTGGCCGTCGCAGTTGCGGCCATCCTGGAACATCGACGTCCTCGGGCACATCAGCGAGTAGTCGTGCAGCGTGTGCACCAGCGGGATGCCGCGGGCCTTGACTTCGTGCCAGGCCGCGCACGAGAAACCCGTGAGGCTGTGCGTGTGCACGACGTCCGGGCGTTCGCTGTCGAGGATGCGCGCGACCTGCCTGCCCATCAGCGGGTTGTAGCGCTCCAGCGCGTGCCACAGCGGCTTGGCGGGGAACATGCGGTCGCGGCGCTCGTGGGGCCAGTACAGGTTTCGCAGGCCGATCGAGTGCACGTCGATGCCGTTGACGCGCGAGCGCTGCGCGCCCCAGCCCGGCATCGTCGTGAGCACCACGCAGTCGTGGCCGGCCGCCGCCAGGCCCTCGGTGACGACCTGCGCGATCTTCTCCGCGCCGCCGACCTGGCGCGGCGGGTACAGCGCGCTCACCACCAGGGCCTTCATGGCGGGGCCCGCCGCCGCGCCGCGTCGCCGATGACGCGGCGGTACACGGCCTCGAGGTGGTCGGCGTGGCGCCCGGGCGTGGGCGGGTCGCTCCAGAACTGCCCGGACGCCGCCTTGCCCAGGCGCGCCGCGAGGCCCGCATCCGTGCGCAGCAGCGCCATCTTCGCGCGCAGGTCGGCCTCGTCGCCCGACGTGAAATGCAGGCCCGTGATGCCGTCGGCGACGAATTCGGCGGCGGCGCTTTCCCGCGGCACGATGGCGGGCACGCCTTCGGCGGCGGCTTCCGCGACGACGAGGCCTTGCGTTTCGTGCCACAGCGAAGGCAGCACCAGCGCCCGGGCCCTGCGCATTTCCGCGGTGATCGCTGGCGATGCGAGCCAGCCGGTCATGCGCGCGGCGGGGCAGGCGTGCGCTACCTCGGCGCGCAACACGCCGTCGCCGACGATGGTGGCCGGCACGCCCAGGCCCGCGGCGGCGCGCGCGAACAGCAGCGCGCCTTTTTCGGGCGACAGCCGGCCCACGAAGAGGAAGGTGTCGTGCGCGCCGACGTCGGCCGGCGCGCGGCGCTCGGCTTCCACGGGGTTGCGCACCGCGTGCACCACGGCGCCGGCGGGCAGGTAGGGCCGCAGGATGCGCGCGCTGTAGCGGCTGACGGTGATGAAGTGCCGCGTGCAGGCGGGGAAGCCCGAGCGCAGCTGGACGGCCTGGCGCACCACACGCCACACCTTGTGCGGGTAGCCGCGCGAATCGCAATGCGTGGCCATGCAGCGCGCGCCCATCGGCTCCAGCGGGCAGTGCCGCAGCGTGCGGTGGTTGAAGAAGCCGCCGTTGGGGCAGGCGGCGAAGTAGTCGTGCAGCGTCGCCACGGCCGGAAAGCGCATGCGCGCGGCCTCGGCCGCGACGCTGGCCGACAGCGCGTGGCTCCAGCCGTGCAGGTGCACCACGGTGTCGGCCGGGTCCAGCGGCGCGAGGATCGCGTGCAGTGCGCGCCGCGCCCGCGCGTTCCAGATGCCTTGCACCGCGGCCTGCAGGCGGTTCGGGTCGTCCGCGATCTCGCGCTGCCCGGTGAAGACCGCGCGGAAGCCGCGCTGCGCATCCCCCGCTTCGTCGTCGCCGGCGGCCAGCAGCGTCACGTCGTGGCCGCGCTGCGCCAGCACGGCGGCGCTGGAGAGGGCGACGCGCGCCACGCCGCCGTCGATGCGGGCCGAATCGTTCACGAGCACGACGTTCATGGCGCCGCCTGCGCGCGGTACAGCGTGTCGAGTTCGCCGACGACGCGCGCGACCTGGAAGCGCTCCTCGTAGCGGCGCCGCCCATGTGCGCCCAGGCGCCGGCGCGAATGCTCGTCGAGGCTCGCCAGGGCCGCGGC carries:
- a CDS encoding glycosyltransferase family 4 protein; translation: MKALVVSALYPPRQVGGAEKIAQVVTEGLAAAGHDCVVLTTMPGWGAQRSRVNGIDVHSIGLRNLYWPHERRDRMFPAKPLWHALERYNPLMGRQVARILDSERPDVVHTHSLTGFSCAAWHEVKARGIPLVHTLHDYSLMCPRTSMFQDGRNCDGQCRTCAAFTGPARRISARVDAVVGVSRFTLERHLASGYFGATARREVILNAIAAPRAAVARDERTARPLRLGYVGQLVPAKGVRVLVEQMRAWSPQQCRLVVAGSGARDYEDLLREGVGPNVRMLGFVDPRQVYESIDVLVVPSLWEEPLGMIVLEAYMQGVPVIAAHRGGLPEIVDHGVTGLLYEPGQPQALHDAIDGLVRHRGRLDALRAGALAKASAFLGTRMQAQYAALVATVATAA
- a CDS encoding type II secretion system F family protein, whose protein sequence is MVVIAVLVFLAVTCTLAAGVLWLTPSRTEQRLAATHALPRDASWTQTVVRMAAPLARLSTPEGDWDTSPLRLRFINAGIRQPEARLLYYGAKTVLPLAMAGFAFVALRAAQPVWGLSMALYVLLAALVGVYLPNLVLGWLVRRRKREIFESFPDAADLMLVCMEAGLGLDSALTKVAEEVRRKSSALADELHLTNLEMRAGATREQALRNLALRTGLEEVRTFASMLTQADRFGASIGDSLRVFSDDLRYRRQVRAEELAAKVPTKMLFPLVVFIFPSIIMVIMGPAVIQVIRTIMPMLDGSR
- a CDS encoding GNVR domain-containing protein, with product MTWARFQAVLAGRFTTFVVVLSGIVGLAAAATLFMPAQYTARAQVLVQARTSAAVPAMANHVANEADLVRSERVSVAALRLLGLQADPAMKARWQEDTGGRGDFESWAGEQLLRRLDVRPARESNILTVAYSAADPARAAATANAFVQAYLGTSTQIREEGVAQTSASFEPGTRQLQDAVTTAEAQLAAYQREHGITTTDDKLDADNIRLAELNAQYVVAQMAAATATGRERQAGSGRGATDEVLKDPLVTMMSAELVRQEARLEELRPGMGSAHPRLIEQQKIVDTWRSRVGGATRRASSSAAAESRIAAERVKSIQAAMDAQRAKVLGGKSARDEAARLQRGVDLARRAYDGAILRMNESGWDSSAARGSASIVRAASVPAKPSFPRPIVNLVAALVVGLIAGIAAAFWREARDRRLRLPDDVMQLLDRPLLGVLSRARLAAPAPRLSHA
- a CDS encoding NAD(P)-binding domain-containing protein — translated: MASVAIIGAGPYGLSLAAHLRAAGVDCRIFGRPMATWRDRMPAGMLLKSDGCASNLYEPGGFTLRRYCARHGIAYDDRQLPVPLQAFVDYALAFQKEFVPDLDTREIVRLERAAGGGFVLHPSRGQPVTADKVVVAVGVSHFQHVPPLFAALPREALTHSSEHTGFAPFAGRDVLVVGGGASALDTAAALHRAGSRVVLMSRRKFIDYITPPQPELTLLDRIARPPTDLGPGWRHLFCTEMPLAFHFLPARLRREIVRRHLGPQPGWSIRAETEGHFPFVLGATPVGARMNDGRVSVTAAMADGSSRTLACDHVIAATGYKVDLRRIPFLGPELLAGIRANDHVPRLSLHFESSLGGLYFTGLAAAESFGPVLRFACGAKFAAPHLSRHLARELRVRDAAEPAPTTGGPRS
- a CDS encoding CpsD/CapB family tyrosine-protein kinase, with the translated sequence MKHPHAFDPPEPATPFVERRRVRDVSAGRALATRERDRPEPSHYPLAPYVNARAAIHHDLVALALPFSDQAEEFRSLRTELVQSALVSQRPGALAVVSQDEGDGKSYIAANLAVSFSELGGAVLVIDADLRRPSQHELLQMPMGPGLAEVLCGQVPESDAVQAVAGIAGLHLLAAGRSAHDPLQLLQGPRMRLLLEDALARFDHVIVDTPANAGGPDARVLAVQAGRVLVVGRSGHTRVAPLRKLLEQLGRSPAAIAGVVLNDR
- a CDS encoding type II secretion system F family protein, which translates into the protein MNLAGNSFLVLAVLVFVALLLFFESGYLFWTARYGAHAVKLQGRLAVLGGTRERALQTQLLRERMLSDVPAVQRVLGRFGAMHAVDRYIRQSGLDWTVGKLVLSMAALAAIAWLAVRSQLGIGWLPALTAAAVAAAAPFLFVSWRRQRRLRTLQRQLPDALDLLTRALRAGHSFSAAMKMASEEMPQPTAGEFRMVHDEVNFGVSLERAFTHLAERVPLTDLRYFVVAVLVQRESGGNLTEILGNLGRLVRERLKLYARIRVLSSEGRLSAWVLGLLPFALAALMNIFNPAFMNVMWRDPIGITITQYLLVLMAVGIVVLVKIVRIRV
- a CDS encoding glycosyltransferase family 4 protein; the protein is MNVVLVNDSARIDGGVARVALSSAAVLAQRGHDVTLLAAGDDEAGDAQRGFRAVFTGQREIADDPNRLQAAVQGIWNARARRALHAILAPLDPADTVVHLHGWSHALSASVAAEAARMRFPAVATLHDYFAACPNGGFFNHRTLRHCPLEPMGARCMATHCDSRGYPHKVWRVVRQAVQLRSGFPACTRHFITVSRYSARILRPYLPAGAVVHAVRNPVEAERRAPADVGAHDTFLFVGRLSPEKGALLFARAAAGLGVPATIVGDGVLRAEVAHACPAARMTGWLASPAITAEMRRARALVLPSLWHETQGLVVAEAAAEGVPAIVPRESAAAEFVADGITGLHFTSGDEADLRAKMALLRTDAGLAARLGKAASGQFWSDPPTPGRHADHLEAVYRRVIGDAARRRAPP
- a CDS encoding GNAT family N-acetyltransferase, with translation MDRYELVTAPESFLALRAPWDALCARSPGHFLGQTFAWARLCWDTVARPRGRGLACVAAWHDGRLVLVWPLATLRDGAGAAIARPLDSETSEYADVLVEDGPLARQRVAAAVRLIAQSCLCDRLELPNVRSAALLGQLLATQPSPVRSIAMGSLAAVSVRWQGIASWDDYAASLDSHERRELGRKKRRFEEAGPVRLDILRDPLEATAAIDWSLAQKLAWLEDTGRENEWIAPPGHREFLAASLSAFGAKGERLVFVLRLREAIVATLLCSLDGARMEWFMCASAPEHARLSPAQLLRERVLQWAWERRMDCDFRMGDQRFKAFWGNHVEQTSTWVVAVSARGRAFVMATRVRRGLAARLSPQARARLRNVVRRWSAPALQRPAP